One Gemmatimonadota bacterium genomic region harbors:
- a CDS encoding DUF4160 domain-containing protein, translated as MPTVLQVQGFRVRILLPPREHPPPHVHVTKGDGEVVILLPGAAGVVAIRTVHRMRAADVVTAVRLVEAHVTQLEAAWRAYHG; from the coding sequence GTGCCGACCGTGCTCCAGGTCCAGGGCTTCCGGGTCCGAATCCTCCTCCCGCCGCGCGAGCACCCGCCGCCCCATGTCCACGTGACGAAGGGTGACGGGGAGGTCGTCATCCTCCTGCCCGGCGCGGCGGGCGTCGTCGCGATTCGCACCGTGCACCGCATGCGGGCGGCGGACGTCGTAACCGCCGTCCGGCTCGTGGAGGCCCACGTCACGCAGCTTGAGGCTGCTTGGAGAGCGTATCATGGCTAA
- a CDS encoding putative toxin-antitoxin system toxin component, PIN family, which translates to MRCVLDTNVLMSGIFFGGVPGRVLEAWTSGRIELILSPEILAEYRTVGEELSKRYPERGEALAPILTLLALNATIVAAPPLPYAVSADPDDDKFLATARALSGTVVVSGDRHLLAVDGWDGVEVLSPRAFVTRHLAPG; encoded by the coding sequence GTGAGGTGCGTGCTCGACACCAACGTCCTGATGTCGGGGATCTTCTTCGGTGGCGTCCCCGGCCGCGTGTTGGAGGCGTGGACGTCGGGCCGCATCGAGCTGATCCTGTCCCCCGAGATCCTGGCCGAATACCGCACCGTCGGGGAGGAGTTGAGTAAGCGCTATCCGGAGCGCGGGGAGGCGTTGGCTCCCATCTTGACCCTCCTCGCCCTGAACGCGACGATCGTCGCGGCGCCCCCGCTCCCCTATGCCGTCAGCGCCGATCCGGACGATGACAAGTTCCTCGCGACCGCCCGTGCGTTGAGCGGCACCGTGGTCGTGTCTGGCGACCGCCATCTGTTGGCGGTGGATGGCTGGGACGGCGTGGAGGTGCTGAGTCCCCGGGCCTTTGTGACCCGGCATCTCGCCCCGGGCTGA
- a CDS encoding AbrB/MazE/SpoVT family DNA-binding domain-containing protein, with protein MSTAATTTLSSKGQVVIPEDIRLQLGLEPGTQFVVIADRDVVIFKRLEPPSLREFAPLIARARQVAKQSRLTPRTSPRP; from the coding sequence ATGAGCACCGCCGCGACGACGACCCTCTCGTCCAAGGGACAGGTCGTCATCCCTGAGGATATCCGCCTCCAGCTGGGGCTCGAACCCGGGACCCAGTTCGTTGTCATCGCGGACCGGGACGTGGTGATCTTCAAGCGGCTGGAGCCGCCGTCGCTGCGCGAGTTCGCGCCGCTCATCGCGCGGGCCCGACAGGTCGCCAAGCAGTCACGCCTGACCCCAAGGACGTCGCCCAGGCCGTGA
- a CDS encoding DUF2442 domain-containing protein has translation MANVRLSDAEILAQIPAARVREQTARRRGHRAKAARFDRASGRVVVELSSGILFAFPVTRIPALRRATPLRLAEVSVSASGSTLTWESLDVDLSVAGLLLSAVDPSERARHLASLAGRATSAAKAAAARANGRRGGRPRKLAV, from the coding sequence ATGGCTAATGTCCGATTGAGTGACGCCGAGATCCTGGCCCAGATTCCGGCGGCCCGCGTGCGCGAGCAGACCGCCCGCCGCCGGGGCCACCGCGCGAAGGCGGCCCGGTTCGACCGTGCGAGCGGACGGGTGGTGGTCGAACTGTCGAGCGGCATCCTCTTCGCCTTTCCGGTGACGCGGATCCCCGCGCTGCGGCGCGCGACCCCGCTCCGGCTGGCCGAAGTGTCGGTCTCCGCGTCGGGCAGCACCCTCACCTGGGAGAGCCTCGACGTCGATCTGAGCGTCGCGGGGCTGCTCCTGTCCGCGGTGGATCCGAGCGAGCGCGCGCGGCATCTGGCGTCGCTCGCCGGGCGGGCCACCTCCGCCGCGAAGGCCGCCGCGGCCCGCGCGAACGGGCGCCGGGGGGGCCGTCCCCGGAAGCTGGCGGTCTAA